A genome region from Thermomonospora amylolytica includes the following:
- a CDS encoding WhiB family transcriptional regulator, translated as MDWRHLAACRDVDPELFFPIGNTGPALLQIEEAKQVCRRCEVTEACLRWALESGQDAGVWGGMSEDERRALKRRRARVLGRASGAAARTS; from the coding sequence ATGGACTGGCGCCACCTCGCCGCCTGCCGTGACGTGGACCCCGAGCTGTTCTTCCCGATCGGGAACACCGGGCCGGCCCTGCTGCAGATCGAAGAGGCCAAGCAGGTATGTCGCCGCTGTGAGGTCACCGAGGCCTGCCTGCGCTGGGCGCTGGAATCGGGCCAGGACGCCGGCGTGTGGGGCGGCATGAGCGAGGACGAGCGCCGCGCCCTCAAGCGGCGCCGGGCGCGGGTTCTCGGTCGCGCCTCCGGCGCAGCGGCTCGCACGTCCTGA
- the bsaP gene encoding biotin synthase auxiliary protein BsaP, producing METYCDRCGKPSADGGHEQCRQARALEPPRYCGRCARRMVVQVTPTGWTARCVEHGILTSA from the coding sequence GTGGAGACCTACTGTGACCGGTGCGGGAAGCCGTCGGCGGACGGCGGGCACGAGCAGTGCCGCCAGGCGCGCGCGCTGGAGCCGCCGCGTTACTGCGGGCGGTGCGCGCGCCGCATGGTCGTGCAGGTGACTCCGACGGGCTGGACCGCCCGCTGCGTCGAGCACGGGATCCTCACCTCGGCCTGA
- a CDS encoding GntR family transcriptional regulator, producing MGTERAPLGDLGYPGPRIPKYYKLKELLVELIQSLPPGSPLPPERTLAEKYETSRTTVRQALAELVVEGRLQRIQGKGTFVAKPKVAQELQLTSYTEEMRHHGLHPETKILDIGYASADERLARLLGIRPGGRVLRIHRLRLADGEPMSIDTSHLPARRFPGLRRELPRHRSLYETLSTAYDVHLAEAEEVIETVLATPHDAQLLGVDVGLPMLLLSRHAFDTEGQPVEWAQSLYRGDRYKFITRLRRR from the coding sequence ATGGGCACGGAACGGGCCCCGCTGGGCGATCTCGGGTACCCGGGGCCCCGCATCCCCAAGTACTACAAGCTCAAGGAACTGCTGGTCGAGCTGATCCAGTCGCTGCCGCCGGGGAGCCCGCTGCCGCCGGAGCGCACGCTGGCCGAGAAGTACGAGACCTCCCGCACCACCGTGCGGCAGGCGCTGGCGGAGCTGGTGGTGGAGGGCCGGCTGCAGCGGATCCAGGGCAAGGGCACGTTCGTGGCCAAGCCCAAGGTCGCCCAGGAGCTCCAGCTCACCAGCTACACCGAGGAGATGCGGCACCACGGGCTGCACCCGGAGACCAAGATCCTCGACATCGGCTACGCCAGCGCCGACGAGCGGCTGGCCCGGCTGCTGGGCATCCGCCCCGGCGGCCGGGTGCTGCGCATCCACCGGCTCCGGCTGGCCGACGGCGAGCCCATGTCGATCGACACCTCGCACCTGCCCGCCCGCCGCTTCCCCGGCCTGCGCCGCGAGCTGCCCCGGCACCGCTCCCTGTACGAGACGCTGAGCACCGCCTACGACGTCCACCTGGCCGAGGCCGAGGAGGTCATCGAGACCGTCCTGGCCACCCCCCACGACGCCCAGCTCCTCGGCGTCGACGTCGGCCTGCCCATGCTGCTGCTGTCCCGGCACGCCTTCGACACCGAGGGCCAGCCCGTCGAGTGGGCCCAGTCCCTCTACCGCGGCGACCGCTACAAGTTCATCACCCGCCTGCGCCGCCGCTGA
- a CDS encoding biotin/lipoyl-binding carrier protein codes for MAEVRAEMVANVWKVVVAEGDRVADGDELVILESMKMEIPVVADADGTITALKVAEGDVVQEGDLIAVIE; via the coding sequence GTGGCGGAAGTGCGCGCGGAGATGGTCGCTAACGTGTGGAAGGTGGTCGTCGCCGAGGGCGACCGGGTCGCCGACGGCGACGAACTGGTCATCCTGGAGTCGATGAAGATGGAGATCCCCGTGGTGGCCGACGCCGACGGGACGATCACCGCGCTCAAGGTGGCCGAGGGCGACGTCGTCCAGGAAGGCGACCTGATCGCCGTCATCGAGTAG
- the bioB gene encoding biotin synthase BioB, with amino-acid sequence MTDIIEVARRQVLEEGKGLTAEQAHECLTLPDERLEDLLALAHEVRMRWCGPEVEVEGIVSLKTGGCPEDCHFCSQSGKFESPVRSVWLNIPELVEAAKETAKTGATEFCIVAAVRGPDRRLMEQVREGIKAINEAVEINIACSLGMLTQEQVDELVAMGVHRYNHNLETARSHFPNVVTTHSWEERWETCLMVKEAGMELCCGGIIGMGETVEQRAEFAGQLAELEPDEVPLNFLTPRPGTPFERYGLVEGTEALKTIGTFRLALPRTILRYAGGRELTLGDLGTRSGMLGGINAIIVGNYLTTLGRPAEQDLDLLTELQMPIKALSRTL; translated from the coding sequence GTGACCGACATCATCGAGGTGGCCCGCCGCCAGGTGCTGGAGGAGGGCAAGGGACTGACCGCCGAGCAGGCCCACGAGTGCCTGACCCTCCCCGACGAGCGGCTCGAGGACCTGCTGGCGCTGGCCCACGAGGTACGGATGCGCTGGTGCGGCCCGGAGGTCGAGGTCGAGGGCATCGTGTCGCTGAAGACCGGCGGCTGCCCCGAGGACTGTCACTTCTGCTCCCAGTCCGGCAAGTTCGAGTCCCCGGTGCGCTCGGTGTGGCTGAACATCCCCGAGCTGGTGGAGGCCGCCAAGGAGACCGCCAAGACCGGCGCCACCGAGTTCTGCATCGTGGCCGCCGTGCGCGGCCCGGACCGGCGGCTGATGGAGCAGGTCCGCGAGGGGATCAAGGCCATCAACGAGGCCGTCGAGATCAACATCGCCTGCTCGCTCGGCATGCTCACCCAGGAGCAGGTCGACGAGCTGGTGGCGATGGGCGTGCACCGCTACAACCACAACCTGGAGACCGCCCGCTCGCACTTCCCCAACGTGGTCACCACCCACTCCTGGGAGGAGCGCTGGGAGACCTGCCTCATGGTCAAGGAGGCGGGCATGGAGCTGTGCTGCGGCGGCATCATCGGCATGGGCGAGACCGTCGAGCAGCGCGCCGAGTTCGCCGGCCAGCTCGCCGAGCTGGAGCCCGACGAGGTCCCGCTCAACTTCCTGACCCCCCGTCCCGGCACCCCGTTCGAGCGGTACGGCCTGGTCGAGGGCACCGAGGCGCTCAAGACCATCGGGACGTTCCGGCTCGCCCTGCCGCGCACCATCCTGCGCTACGCCGGCGGCCGCGAGCTCACCCTCGGCGACCTGGGCACCCGCTCGGGCATGCTGGGCGGCATCAACGCCATCATCGTCGGCAACTACCTCACCACCCTGGGCCGCCCCGCCGAGCAGGACCTCGACCTGCTCACCGAGCTCCAGATGCCCATCAAGGCCCTCTCGCGCACCCTTTAG
- a CDS encoding 8-amino-7-oxononanoate synthase — protein sequence MSDPLARLRRATLRREEAGLRRRLRPRGPDFDGLIDLASNDYLGLSRDPRLVEGAVRAVREWGTGSTGSRLVTGTTELHEELDRRLAAFTGTPAGLVFSSGFLANLGAVTALAGPGTLVVSDQVNHASIVDACRLSRARVVISPHRDVAAVEEALARREEEHALVVTDAVFSVDGDLAPLRELHAAARRHGALLVVDEAHALGVVGEYGQGAAHAAGLAGEPDVVLTLTLSKSLASQGGAVLGAPEVIETLVDVGRSFIFDTGLAPAAAGAALAALDVLAAEPELPARARRQARRIRDMAAGLGLATTPGSPDAAVVPVVLGDPHAAVRAADICFEHGARVGCFRPPSVPPGRACLRLTARASLTEAELTVLEGALQKVRAETGP from the coding sequence GTGAGCGATCCACTGGCGCGGCTGCGCCGGGCGACCCTGCGGCGCGAGGAGGCCGGGCTGCGTCGCCGGCTGCGCCCGCGCGGGCCGGACTTCGACGGTCTCATCGACCTGGCGTCCAACGACTATCTCGGGCTGTCCCGGGATCCCCGGCTGGTGGAGGGGGCGGTACGGGCGGTCCGCGAGTGGGGCACCGGCTCGACCGGCTCCCGGCTGGTCACCGGCACCACCGAGCTGCACGAGGAGCTGGACCGGCGGCTGGCCGCGTTCACCGGGACGCCCGCCGGGCTGGTGTTCTCCTCGGGGTTCCTGGCCAACCTGGGAGCGGTGACGGCCCTGGCCGGGCCGGGCACGCTGGTGGTGTCCGACCAGGTCAACCACGCCTCGATCGTGGACGCCTGCCGGCTGTCGCGCGCCAGGGTGGTGATCTCGCCGCACCGGGACGTGGCGGCGGTGGAGGAGGCGCTGGCCCGCCGCGAGGAGGAGCACGCGCTGGTGGTGACCGACGCGGTGTTCTCCGTGGACGGCGACCTGGCCCCGCTGCGCGAGCTGCACGCGGCCGCCCGCCGGCACGGGGCGCTGCTGGTGGTCGACGAGGCGCACGCGCTCGGCGTGGTCGGCGAGTACGGCCAGGGCGCGGCGCACGCCGCCGGGCTGGCCGGGGAGCCCGACGTGGTGCTCACCCTCACCCTGTCCAAGTCGCTGGCCTCCCAGGGCGGCGCGGTGCTCGGCGCCCCCGAGGTGATCGAGACGCTGGTCGACGTGGGCCGGTCGTTCATCTTCGACACCGGGCTGGCGCCCGCGGCGGCGGGGGCCGCGCTGGCCGCGCTCGACGTGCTGGCCGCCGAGCCGGAACTGCCCGCCCGCGCCCGCCGGCAGGCCCGCCGGATCCGCGACATGGCCGCCGGGCTGGGCCTTGCGACCACTCCCGGCAGCCCCGACGCCGCGGTGGTGCCGGTGGTGCTGGGTGATCCGCACGCCGCGGTACGGGCCGCCGACATCTGCTTCGAGCACGGCGCACGGGTCGGCTGCTTCCGCCCGCCGTCGGTGCCGCCGGGCCGCGCCTGTCTGCGGCTCACAGCCCGGGCCTCCCTCACAGAGGCGGAACTCACAGTCCTCGAAGGGGCGCTGCAGAAGGTACGGGCCGAAACAGGGCCGTAA
- a CDS encoding ATP-binding protein, translated as MTEETTAMPAEMPADVHPAVRDVVTVKLPADSAYLSVLRTATAGLAARLDFTLDEIEDLRIAVDEACAMLLPQAVPGTDLECQFELTGEAMRIAVSVLTVDGLVPSRETFAWTVLSALAGDVDSTVGADDRVIVMLQKRRGATGAK; from the coding sequence GTGACCGAGGAAACCACTGCCATGCCAGCCGAGATGCCGGCCGACGTCCACCCGGCCGTCCGGGACGTGGTCACGGTGAAGCTGCCCGCCGACAGCGCCTACCTGTCGGTGCTGCGCACGGCCACCGCCGGGCTCGCGGCCCGGCTCGACTTCACGCTGGACGAGATCGAGGACCTGCGGATCGCGGTGGACGAGGCCTGCGCGATGCTGCTCCCGCAGGCCGTCCCCGGCACCGATCTGGAGTGCCAGTTCGAGCTGACCGGGGAGGCGATGCGGATCGCGGTGTCGGTGCTGACCGTGGACGGGTTGGTGCCCAGCCGTGAGACGTTCGCCTGGACGGTGCTGTCCGCGCTGGCCGGCGACGTGGACTCCACGGTGGGCGCCGACGACCGGGTGATCGTGATGCTGCAGAAGCGTCGCGGGGCGACGGGGGCGAAGTGA
- the bioD gene encoding dethiobiotin synthase, translating to MSVLMVTGTCTGVGKTIVTAALATVARARGSSVAVVKPGQTGVAPGEPGDLDEVARLAGVDDLHEFARFPDPLSPAAAARRAGLPPLRLADVAGQISKLADSRSLVLVEGAGGLLVRYDAEGTTLADLARWLNAAVVVVARPDLGTLNHTALTLEAMAHRGVQLAGVVIGSWPAEPDLAMRSNITDLETIAARPLAGVLPAGAGALDPAEFLLTARAGLAPALGGTFDAATFRNTYALD from the coding sequence GTGAGCGTTCTCATGGTGACCGGGACGTGTACCGGCGTCGGCAAGACCATCGTCACCGCCGCGCTGGCCACCGTGGCCCGGGCGCGCGGTTCCTCGGTGGCGGTGGTCAAGCCCGGCCAGACCGGCGTGGCCCCGGGCGAGCCCGGCGACCTGGACGAGGTGGCGCGCCTGGCCGGGGTGGACGACCTGCACGAGTTCGCCCGTTTCCCCGACCCGCTGTCGCCCGCCGCGGCCGCCCGCCGGGCCGGGCTGCCGCCGCTGCGGCTGGCCGACGTCGCCGGGCAGATCAGCAAGCTGGCCGACAGCCGTTCGCTGGTGCTGGTGGAGGGCGCCGGGGGGCTGCTGGTCCGCTACGACGCCGAGGGCACCACCCTCGCCGACCTGGCCCGCTGGCTGAACGCCGCGGTCGTCGTGGTGGCCCGGCCCGACCTGGGGACCCTCAACCACACGGCGCTGACCCTGGAGGCCATGGCGCACCGCGGGGTGCAGCTGGCCGGGGTGGTGATCGGGTCGTGGCCCGCCGAGCCGGACCTGGCCATGCGCAGCAACATCACCGATCTGGAGACCATCGCCGCCCGCCCGCTGGCGGGGGTGCTGCCGGCCGGGGCCGGTGCGCTGGACCCGGCGGAGTTCCTGCTGACGGCGCGCGCGGGCCTGGCCCCGGCGCTGGGCGGCACGTTCGACGCTGCTACGTTCCGAAACACCTACGCCCTCGACTGA
- a CDS encoding RNA polymerase sigma factor SigF: MTEKTTLPESGAPGQADERPDAGVPDRARARALFERLHELPEGDPERQRVRDQLVELHLPLVEYLARRFRNRGEWLDDLIQVATIGLIKSIDRFDLDRGVEFSTYATPTIVGEIKRHFRDKGWAVRVPRRLQELKLSLTKAISDLAQREGRAPTVSELAEHLQMSEEEVLEGLESANAYSTVSLDAPDSGDEDAPAVADSLGMVDDSLEGVEYRESLKPLLEKLPAREKRILLLRFFGNMTQSQIAAELGISQMHVSRLLARTLAQLREGLTADE; the protein is encoded by the coding sequence ATGACCGAGAAGACGACGCTGCCGGAGAGCGGCGCACCCGGCCAGGCCGACGAGCGGCCGGACGCCGGCGTACCGGACCGCGCCCGCGCCCGGGCGCTGTTCGAGCGGCTGCACGAGCTGCCCGAGGGCGACCCGGAGCGCCAGCGGGTCCGCGACCAGCTGGTGGAGCTGCACCTGCCGCTGGTGGAGTACCTGGCCCGCCGGTTCCGCAACCGGGGCGAGTGGCTGGACGACCTGATCCAGGTGGCGACCATCGGGCTGATCAAGTCGATCGACCGGTTCGACCTGGACCGCGGGGTGGAGTTCTCCACCTACGCCACGCCCACCATCGTGGGCGAGATCAAGCGGCACTTCCGCGACAAGGGCTGGGCGGTGCGGGTGCCCCGCCGGCTGCAGGAGCTGAAGCTGTCGCTGACCAAGGCGATCAGCGACCTGGCGCAGCGTGAGGGCCGCGCCCCCACGGTCAGCGAGCTGGCCGAGCATCTGCAGATGAGCGAGGAGGAGGTGCTGGAGGGCCTGGAGTCCGCCAACGCCTACTCCACCGTCTCGCTGGACGCCCCCGACTCCGGGGACGAGGACGCGCCCGCCGTGGCCGACTCGCTCGGCATGGTGGACGACTCCCTGGAGGGCGTGGAGTACCGCGAGTCGCTCAAGCCGCTGCTGGAGAAGCTGCCCGCCCGCGAGAAGCGGATCCTGCTGCTGCGGTTCTTCGGCAACATGACGCAGTCGCAGATCGCCGCGGAGCTGGGCATCTCCCAGATGCACGTGTCGCGGCTGCTGGCCCGTACGCTGGCGCAGCTGCGCGAGGGCCTGACCGCCGACGAGTGA
- the sodN gene encoding superoxide dismutase, Ni, with translation MLAKLLRPKTTVSAHCDLPCGVYDPAQARIEAESVKAIIEKYHANEDPTFRTRAVLIKEQRAQLVKEHLWVLWTDYFKPPHFEKYPQLHQLFNEATKLAGAAGAKGTMDPKVADDLLAKIAEIDKIFWETKQS, from the coding sequence GTGCTGGCAAAGCTACTGCGTCCGAAGACCACGGTCTCCGCGCACTGCGACCTGCCGTGCGGCGTCTACGACCCGGCGCAGGCGCGCATCGAGGCCGAGTCGGTCAAGGCCATCATCGAGAAGTACCACGCCAACGAGGACCCCACGTTCCGCACTCGGGCGGTCCTCATCAAGGAGCAGCGCGCCCAGCTGGTCAAGGAGCACCTGTGGGTGCTGTGGACCGACTACTTCAAGCCGCCGCACTTCGAGAAGTACCCGCAGCTGCACCAGCTGTTCAACGAGGCCACCAAGCTCGCCGGCGCCGCCGGGGCCAAGGGCACCATGGACCCGAAGGTCGCCGACGACCTGCTGGCCAAGATCGCCGAGATCGACAAGATCTTCTGGGAGACCAAGCAGAGCTGA
- a CDS encoding GNAT family N-acetyltransferase, with product MIRPAVIDDVPTILELIRELADYEKSLHEVRATEEDLRRALFGPEPKAFAHVAEQDGRVVGFALWFLTFSTWTGTHGIYLEDLYVRPEARGGGHGRALLTELARIAVDRGYQRVEWSVLDWNEPAIGFYKALGATPQDEWTVYRLTGEALAELGRR from the coding sequence GTGATTCGACCCGCTGTCATCGACGACGTGCCCACGATCCTGGAGCTGATCCGCGAGCTGGCGGACTACGAGAAGTCCCTGCACGAGGTGCGGGCCACCGAGGAGGACCTGCGGCGGGCCCTGTTCGGACCCGAGCCGAAGGCGTTCGCCCACGTGGCCGAGCAGGACGGCAGGGTGGTCGGGTTCGCGCTGTGGTTCCTGACGTTCTCGACCTGGACGGGCACCCACGGCATCTACCTGGAGGACCTGTACGTCCGGCCCGAGGCGCGCGGCGGCGGGCACGGCCGGGCGCTGCTGACCGAGCTGGCGCGGATCGCCGTCGACCGCGGCTACCAGCGGGTCGAGTGGTCCGTGCTGGACTGGAACGAGCCCGCCATCGGCTTCTACAAGGCGCTGGGCGCCACGCCGCAGGACGAGTGGACGGTCTACCGGCTCACCGGCGAGGCGCTGGCCGAGCTGGGCCGTCGCTGA
- a CDS encoding diacylglycerol/lipid kinase family protein, which produces MLIANPKATSTSRRVRDLLFRAFSGDLDLEFAETAHRGHAVELAREAATGKYDVVLALGGDGTVNETVNGLLAAGPSADVPALAVLPIGSTNVFARALGLPAEPIGATRLVLDALRAGRHRWIGLGMADDRYFTFCAGLGLDAEVIRVVERRRDTGRRPDPTLYVRVALREFFTRTDRVHPALTLERPGHPPVTGLFLSFVANTAPWTYLGRHPVDPFPRAHFSRGLDVFAMRSMAVRPVLAAVAGMLLPGDRPVRGRDVVNVHDASRLTLRADRPIAFQLDGDYLGERTEVQFRSVPRAIRIVI; this is translated from the coding sequence ATGCTCATCGCCAACCCCAAGGCGACGTCCACCTCCCGGCGGGTCCGTGACCTGCTCTTCCGCGCCTTCTCCGGCGATCTGGACCTGGAGTTCGCCGAGACCGCCCACCGCGGGCACGCGGTGGAGCTGGCCCGCGAGGCGGCCACGGGCAAGTACGACGTGGTGCTCGCCCTCGGCGGCGACGGCACCGTGAACGAGACCGTCAACGGGCTGCTGGCGGCCGGGCCGTCCGCCGATGTGCCGGCGCTGGCGGTGCTGCCGATCGGCAGCACCAACGTGTTCGCGCGGGCGCTGGGCCTGCCCGCCGAGCCGATCGGGGCCACCCGGCTGGTGCTGGACGCGCTGCGGGCGGGCCGGCACCGCTGGATCGGGCTGGGCATGGCCGACGACCGCTACTTCACGTTCTGCGCGGGCCTGGGGCTCGACGCGGAGGTGATCCGGGTGGTGGAGCGGCGGCGCGACACCGGGCGCCGCCCCGACCCCACCCTTTACGTCCGGGTGGCGCTGCGGGAGTTCTTCACCCGCACCGACCGGGTGCACCCGGCGCTCACCCTGGAACGGCCCGGGCATCCGCCGGTGACGGGCCTGTTCCTTTCCTTCGTGGCCAATACCGCGCCGTGGACTTATCTCGGCCGCCATCCGGTGGATCCCTTTCCGCGTGCGCACTTCTCGAGGGGACTGGACGTGTTCGCCATGCGCTCCATGGCGGTCCGTCCGGTGCTCGCCGCCGTGGCCGGGATGCTGCTGCCCGGCGACCGGCCGGTGCGCGGCCGGGACGTGGTGAACGTGCACGATGCGAGCCGGCTCACGCTGCGCGCCGACCGGCCGATCGCGTTCCAGTTGGACGGCGACTACCTCGGGGAACGCACCGAGGTTCAGTTCCGTTCCGTGCCCAGGGCGATACGCATCGTCATCTGA
- a CDS encoding PAS domain-containing sensor histidine kinase gives MPTLSDLVRTRTDLQPADLEWLHALVSDWQLLADLSFADLVLWVPERGAVPGGDVPGWICLAQMRPTTGPTAYPEDLVGKVVRSGRRGLIDVAWREQRIVREGDPEWGSGIPVREESIPVRRAGKILGVIQRSTNLSSARTPSRLELTYLQSASDLAQMISEGRFPIVDTEPNLVRSPRVGDGLLRLDKAGRVTYASPNAQSAYRRLGMATDLVGEHLGEVTRRLVDTGEPTEESLVRVLGGAAAREAEVEAQGSVVQLRTIPLVVSGARIGAIVLVRDVTELRWRDRELMTKDATIREIHHRVKNNLQTVAALLRLQARRLRVPEGRAALDEAVRRVGSIAIVHETLSHTPDELIDFDDIADRVMTMAGEVSAPETQVVPKRTGAFGVLPAQIATPLAMVLTELLQNALQHGLGDRYGELEVRAERTPGDPPHLRVVVSDNGVGLPPDFDVEGTTSLGLQIVRTLIVGELGGHLAFAARPGGGTEVTIDIPLTHTPARPR, from the coding sequence GTGCCGACGTTGAGCGATCTAGTGCGGACCCGGACAGATCTGCAGCCCGCCGATTTGGAGTGGCTGCACGCGCTGGTCTCGGACTGGCAGTTGCTGGCCGACCTGTCGTTCGCCGACCTGGTGCTGTGGGTGCCCGAACGCGGCGCGGTGCCCGGCGGGGACGTCCCCGGCTGGATCTGCCTGGCCCAGATGCGCCCCACCACCGGCCCCACCGCGTACCCGGAGGACCTGGTCGGCAAGGTCGTGCGCAGCGGCCGGCGCGGGCTGATCGACGTGGCCTGGCGGGAGCAGCGCATCGTCCGGGAGGGCGACCCGGAGTGGGGGAGCGGCATCCCGGTCCGCGAGGAGTCCATCCCGGTCCGCCGCGCCGGCAAGATCCTCGGCGTCATCCAGCGCAGCACCAACCTCAGCTCGGCCCGCACCCCGAGCCGGCTGGAGCTGACCTACCTGCAGAGCGCCAGCGACCTGGCCCAGATGATCTCCGAGGGCCGGTTCCCGATCGTCGACACCGAGCCCAACCTGGTCCGTTCCCCGCGGGTCGGGGACGGGCTGCTGCGGCTGGACAAGGCCGGCCGGGTCACCTACGCCAGCCCGAACGCCCAGTCCGCCTACCGCCGTCTGGGCATGGCCACCGACCTGGTCGGCGAGCACCTCGGCGAGGTCACCCGGCGGCTGGTGGACACCGGCGAGCCGACGGAGGAGTCGCTGGTCCGGGTGCTGGGCGGGGCCGCCGCCCGGGAGGCCGAGGTCGAGGCGCAGGGCTCCGTCGTGCAGCTGCGCACCATCCCGCTGGTGGTCTCCGGCGCCCGGATCGGCGCGATCGTGCTGGTCCGCGACGTCACCGAGCTGCGCTGGCGGGACCGCGAGCTGATGACCAAGGACGCCACCATCCGGGAGATCCACCACCGGGTCAAGAACAACCTGCAGACCGTCGCCGCCCTGCTCCGCCTGCAGGCCCGCCGGCTGCGGGTCCCCGAGGGCCGCGCCGCCCTCGACGAGGCGGTCCGCCGGGTCGGCTCCATCGCAATCGTCCACGAGACCCTCTCGCACACCCCCGACGAGCTGATCGACTTCGACGACATCGCCGACCGGGTGATGACCATGGCCGGCGAGGTCTCCGCCCCCGAGACCCAGGTCGTCCCCAAACGCACCGGCGCCTTCGGCGTGCTCCCCGCCCAGATCGCCACCCCCCTGGCGATGGTCCTCACCGAACTGCTGCAGAACGCCCTCCAGCACGGCCTGGGCGACCGCTACGGCGAGCTGGAGGTCCGCGCCGAGCGCACCCCCGGCGACCCCCCGCACCTGCGGGTCGTCGTCTCCGACAACGGCGTGGGCCTGCCCCCGGACTTCGACGTCGAGGGCACCACCAGCCTCGGCCTCCAGATCGTCCGCACCCTCATCGTCGGCGAACTCGGCGGCCACCTGGCCTTCGCCGCCCGCCCCGGCGGCGGCACCGAGGTCACCATCGACATCCCCCTGACCCACACTCCCGCCCGCCCCCGCTGA
- a CDS encoding acetyl-CoA carboxylase biotin carboxylase subunit, which yields MFESVLVANRGEIASRVIHTVRAMGLKAIAVYSEADADLPFVAEADEAVLIGPPPPAKSYLDIDRVLEAARRTNAQAVHPGYGFLSENAEFAERVTAQGLVWIGPPPLAIARMGDKINARNLMIEAGVPVSPGVWEPVPDAATAVAEAERIGYPVMVKAAGGGGGIGMGAARDEAELVKVYQTARTRAERFFGNPDILLERYIERARHVEVQILGLADGTVLALGERDCSVQRRHQKIVEETPSPGVSPELRARMLAAAVRAGEAVGYRGAGTVEFLVDPAAQEFVFLEMNTRLQVEHPITELVTGIDLVEQQLLIAAGEPPSFTSTEPHGHAIEFRVYAEDPQRFLPSPGEIKIWEEPVGEGVRIDAGYAEGNTVTPFYDPLLAKLCVHGTDRPAALRRAGQAVAAFQIEGLKTNLPFFTELLGDAEFVAGTYDTGLVDRMRRR from the coding sequence GTGTTCGAGTCCGTTCTGGTGGCCAACCGCGGCGAGATCGCCAGCCGGGTCATCCACACGGTGCGCGCGATGGGGCTCAAGGCGATCGCCGTGTACTCCGAGGCCGACGCCGACCTGCCGTTCGTGGCCGAGGCCGACGAGGCGGTGCTCATCGGCCCGCCGCCGCCCGCCAAGAGCTACCTGGACATCGACCGGGTGCTGGAGGCCGCCCGCCGCACCAACGCGCAGGCGGTGCACCCCGGATACGGGTTCCTGTCGGAGAACGCCGAGTTCGCCGAGCGGGTGACCGCGCAGGGGCTGGTGTGGATCGGCCCGCCGCCGCTGGCCATCGCCCGGATGGGCGACAAGATCAACGCGCGCAACCTGATGATCGAGGCGGGCGTGCCGGTGTCCCCGGGGGTGTGGGAGCCGGTGCCGGACGCCGCCACCGCGGTCGCCGAGGCCGAGCGGATCGGCTACCCGGTGATGGTCAAGGCCGCCGGCGGGGGCGGCGGCATCGGGATGGGCGCCGCCCGCGACGAGGCCGAGCTGGTGAAGGTGTACCAGACCGCCCGCACCCGCGCCGAGCGGTTCTTCGGCAACCCCGACATCCTGCTGGAGCGGTACATCGAGCGGGCCCGGCACGTCGAGGTGCAGATCCTCGGGCTGGCCGACGGCACCGTGCTGGCCCTGGGCGAGCGGGACTGCTCGGTGCAGCGCCGGCACCAGAAGATCGTCGAGGAGACCCCCTCGCCGGGGGTGTCGCCGGAGCTGCGGGCCCGGATGCTGGCCGCCGCGGTCCGCGCCGGGGAGGCGGTCGGCTACCGCGGCGCCGGGACGGTGGAGTTCCTGGTCGACCCGGCCGCGCAGGAGTTCGTGTTCCTGGAGATGAACACCCGGCTGCAGGTCGAGCACCCGATCACCGAGCTGGTCACCGGGATCGACCTGGTGGAGCAGCAACTGCTGATCGCGGCCGGCGAGCCGCCCTCGTTCACCTCCACCGAGCCGCACGGGCACGCCATCGAGTTCCGGGTGTACGCCGAGGACCCGCAGCGCTTCCTGCCCAGCCCGGGGGAGATCAAGATCTGGGAGGAGCCGGTCGGCGAGGGCGTGCGGATCGACGCCGGCTACGCCGAGGGCAACACCGTGACCCCGTTCTACGATCCGCTGCTGGCCAAGCTGTGCGTGCACGGCACCGACCGGCCGGCCGCGCTGCGCCGCGCCGGGCAGGCGGTGGCGGCGTTCCAGATCGAGGGGCTGAAGACCAACCTGCCGTTCTTCACCGAACTGCTCGGCGACGCGGAGTTCGTCGCCGGGACCTACGACACCGGGCTGGTGGACCGGATGCGCCGCCGCTAG